A stretch of Bombina bombina isolate aBomBom1 chromosome 2, aBomBom1.pri, whole genome shotgun sequence DNA encodes these proteins:
- the LOC128647034 gene encoding olfactory receptor 11L1-like: MSTNHTSVKNIVLLGFSLARETRLFLFVFFLIVYSMTVASNLLIIALVTSQRSLYKPMYFFIGNFSFLEIWYTTVTVPRMLIDLSTGNKTISFIGCISQFYFIFFLGATQHFILTIMAYDRYLAICHPLRYPNLMNGSICWKLIVSAWLAGCLSISLPAAMMSRLIFCGPNTIDHFFCDFSPLLRLSCTDTWLNEIIFSAVAWTIILGCFVFTFFSYLFLIITILNIPSSVGRQKAFSTCASHLAVVGIFFGTVIFMYIRPKAKNSSPVDKVISIFYSVIVPLLNPMIYSLRNKEMKDAFNKATGKLTGK; encoded by the coding sequence ATGAGCACTAACCACACATCTGTGAAAAACATTGTCCTCCTTGGATTCTCTCTTGCTCGTGAAACTCGTCTGTTCCTTTTCGTCTTTTTTCTGATTGTTTACTCTATGACAGTTGCCTCAAATCTCCTTATAATTGCATTGGTCACATCCCAGAGATCCCTCTACAAACCAATGTATTTCTTTATTGGAAACTTTTCTTTCCTAGAAATCTGGTACACCACTGTTACTGTCCCCAGGATGCTTATAGACCTGAGTACTGGAAACAAAACCATTTCATTTATTGGTTGTATTTCCCAGTTTTATTTCATATTCTTTCTTGGAGCCACCCAGCATTTCATTTTGACCATAATGGCATATGACAGGTACCTGGCTATCTGCCATCCCTTGCGCTATCCCAACCTAATGAACGGATCAATCTGTTGGAAGTTAATTGTTAGTGCCTGGCTTGCTGGATGCCTGTCAATCTCTCTACCAGCTGCTATGATGTCTCGACTAATCTTCTGTGGTCCAAACACTATAGACCACTTCTTCTGTGACTTCAGCCCTCTGCTGCGTTTGTCCTGCACAGATACCTGGCTTAATGAGATCATTTTTTCTGCGGTAGCTTGGACAATAATTCTTGGTTGTTTTGTCTTTACTTTTTTCTCTTACTTATTTTTGATCATTACTATACTTAATATACCATCCTCTGTTGGACGTCAAAAAGCTTTTTCTACTTGTGCTTCTCATTTAGCTGTTGTTGGCATATTTTTTGGTActgttatttttatgtatatccGCCCCAAGGCAAAAAACTCTTCCCCAGTGGACAAAGTGATCTCAATTTTTTATTCTGTAATAGTTCCTCTATTGAATCCAATGATATATAGCCTAAGAAATAAAGAAATGAAAGATGCCTTTAATAAGGCTACAGGAAAACTGACAGGGAAGTAA